The Camelina sativa cultivar DH55 chromosome 16, Cs, whole genome shotgun sequence sequence aaagttgtaaacgccacaaaattcttcagttcttcttcttcatctgaattagtttcagaatcactagtaacaacattcatagccttcttcttatgcttttgtAGATTGGCACATTCAGACCGTACATGACCATATCCTTtgcattcaaaacattgaacattctttgatgaagtcttcatctcttcacccattctacttttcttctcttcgcccttacgcttcagaaatttagcaaattgtcttgataacatagccattgaatcttcacaagatgataccttaagagctactccaatgtcaacttccttctttattgcttccttaacttgatcatctttcttctttactccttCAGCTTCATATAATTTGCTTAATTCAAAAGCCTTTAGAAtcccaacaaactcatcaaaagccatctaatctaaattatgagcttcttcaactgcagaaatttttgactcaaattttgcaGGAACAGATCGCTTCAGTTTCTTCACAAGCATTTTGTCTTTGTACTGCTTTCCAAGAGCAAAAGGTTCATTAGATATATCACATAACTTAGCATTGAACTCAGCCACAATTTCGTTTTCttccatccttagattctcaaattgtgATGCCAACATATCCATCTTTGTTCTCTTAACACTAGAAGTACcctcaaacatattctccaatgaCTTCCATGCTTTCTGAGCTGATACACATTGAGAAATTAACTTGAAGTGGCTTGAATCAATAGCATTGTAAATCGCTGTCTTGGCTGTCGAATTACAACTGATAGCTTTTTCTCTCCAGCAGTCCACTTATCCCTAGGCTTAAGACTCTCAACCCCTTTCTCATCCACAACTTTAGGAGGCTCCCAACCAAGCTCAATCGAATTCcagcaatcttcatcaaggtTACTAATAAACGCTTGCATACGAACCTTCCAATACCCGTAATTCGTTGAATCAAGCAACGGTGGTCTTGACATAGACGTGCCTTCTTTGTATGAATTCATCACAACTGATTCAAAGCTTTGCCTTACTTCCTGAGCTACCCTCACCCTTGATCTACCCGAAACTAGAATAAATCTCTATTGagaacccgctctgataccacttgtaaatgcggatgaggcaataataaagtgcataaagtaaataacacaagaaatttgttaacgaggttcggtttttcctactccctgggaccacgtccagatttcgattccactagaacaagaaagcaaatacaacctattcgcaaacgcgtaaatcaagcaaaaccctcttaattcaccgcttcgttctataacatgaaatcttaaggataaatctctacccttaactaaactcacaccgagtctagattcaaaccaagataacctaaccttgggctaaactccccctgagcctagacttcagatcttcaactctcttgagcaaccttcacacacacgtcacaccaacgaacaaagaagcttgaacaacacaagcaccaaaccgcgaaaccAAGCCGCACACAATGAGAAAGCTCTTTAAGgtttttatctttatctttcagctctcttgcttctttaggacgtgcccaacacctccttaCATATCCATCAAGtcttcctaatcaccataggagaatATTTCCAAATTCCgtaagaaaatgattttttcctttttgctattttctttttcgttgtaaaactccaatttaatcaacccaataaatagtagttttcctcttcaattcattCTCAAACCGTCTTTCAATATTgcctttttaaattttttagaaacttctcacgcacataaaacaacaacaatcatgtATCACGTTTTGATTCACACATACACTACTTCAGCATCTTCGTTATATGGTATGTATccgttttgtttgtgttttaattaatttttgtcttAGTTTGCATGGATTGTTAAATTTATGTTAACTACGCtaaagtatttataaattataggtCAACAAATAATGCATCttttatttaatgaaaaatcagatttttatttttgttattttttgtcacgtgaaagaaaaaataatatattgaagAAGATAACTCATATGTCAGGCATACGGTTTGCCACgtgaaaaaacacaaatctcaTCACTTTCATTAGAACACaactcaaaaattaatatggcTGACAacattgccaaaaaaaaaaaacactcaacaATGGCTGACAACAAAACGGTGTGTTTTGGTCTTCTTGGTTGCATCAAATACGCATCAAAGATCGTCAGAACAGTAACACAATCCTCAAACGCCGTCATCATTGCCATCAGTGATCCATCTCTCGAAACCGCAAAAACATTCGCCGCCGCCAACAATTTATCGCCGGAGAACGTCACTATATACGGAAGCTACCAAGAACTGCTCAACGATGCAAACGTCGACGCAGTCTACTTGGCGATGCCGGTAACGCAGCGAGGGAAATGGGCAGTGACAgcggcggagaagaagaagcatgttTTTGTTGAGAAACCACCGGCTCAAGACGCGACGGAGCTGGACAAGATTTTGGACGCGTGTGAATGTAACGGTGTTCAGTTTATGGACGGTACGGTTTGGTTGCATCATCAACGGACGGCTAAGATTAAAGAAACGATGTTTGATTCTGGATTGCTTGGAGATGTTCGCCACGTAAGCACTTTGTTCTTTTAATCAATATATTGCAAATtggtacaaaataatattttacttttatataaaatgcTTAATTAATCACTAATCCTCAAAGTGtgacaaaataattttatatattgtagATGTATAGTACAATGACAACTCCGGTATCAGAGCAACTGACTAAAGAAGCTATGGGTTTAGCCGGAGCTATTGGAGAGCTTGGGTACCCCATAGGTGCAGTTCTATGGGCTATGTCTTACCAAATGCCAATATTTGTCAGGGCTCTTCCCTCCTCTGTTTGCACAAACTCAACTGGGACTATCATGTCCTGCTCTGCCTCCCTTCAGTTTGGTACAACCGCAACCGCAATCGTCCATTGCTCTTTCCTCTCTCAACTTTCGACTGACCTAGCTATCTCAGGTTCTtacttcttagttcttaccaTAGcctttataattataatttagaaaTCCAGCCTTGAATTGAATCAAATCCAAGCCAAGAGGAATAATATTGCatctaacaaaaataaaagatctataataatttttttgttacattcaTTAGAAAAACGTATACCAAGCCAAACCAAAATAATGATACGTAAAATACTAATGATCTTTGTAACAACACCATATGTCGAAATGTACCATGCCAGGGTCAAAAGGTTCGTTTCAGATGAATGACTATGTGATACCTTACAAGGAGGACACAGCTTGGTTCGAGTACACAAGTGGTGCTAAGTTCGTGGACATGCACATTGGTTGGAACGTAATGCCAAAGAGGGTTACCTTTGATTGTGGCGGAACTGGGGAGTCTCAAGAAGCAATGATGCTGAGAGAGTTCACGCGGCTTGTTGAAGGAATCAAGCGGGGAGAATCAGAGGCTGATCGTAGGTGGCCAGAGATCAGTAGGAAGACACAGTTGGTGGTTGATGCTGTGAAGAAATCTGTTGATATAGGTTGTGAAGTGGTTCATCTGTAAATGGTGTCTAGAACTTCTAGTtagattataatatttatattagtgCCATATATAGACccatttaaatatgttatatatggtAGCTAACTTTTAAAACTCGAAAATGCTATGTCTATGTacttcatgattttatttgatactCCATAATAACTTTATCTTCACTCTCGTCAACTATAATTTTAACATTTCATATGACAAGACGAGCACGGGGTGTATAATTCTTTTCTAATCTAGCAAGATAGCCTGAAGATGGCTTCATGTTGGTTCCATCATATATTCGTATATATGTTAAAGTGGTAATCACATGAAGATGCAGATTCGCATTGGCAGATCGATGAAGATGACTATATATACTCAAATCTGAGATATGTTAGGCCAATATAGAAGTAGATATGTTACCTTCTTTGTCATTTTCATGGAACCATAAGAAATTGGCAGCTCATCCAATTCATCACCCTtctaatctctctttttctttttcccttggcCATCATTTGTCTCAAGAACTGGTTCTTTCTTTCCAACTTGGTTCTTGTCCGAATCCCTAATTTCCTCTTCTGATTCTGAATCGCATATCTCGTCTTCACCTTTCTCCCTTAATTCATCGACTAAATCAATTCTCTCTTTGAAGATGTATCCAGTTCTCTCCTTAGTATTTTCTGTAAATACGTTTGATGACCCTCtcttagaagattttttttgcGACAATGGTACGCTCTCATGAGGAGAACAGTAAATCTCGAGAAAGTAAGCACACAGAAGAACAAAATCTCTTCAAATGGT is a genomic window containing:
- the LOC104750393 gene encoding uncharacterized oxidoreductase At4g09670-like yields the protein MADNIAKKKKHSTMADNKTVCFGLLGCIKYASKIVRTVTQSSNAVIIAISDPSLETAKTFAAANNLSPENVTIYGSYQELLNDANVDAVYLAMPVTQRGKWAVTAAEKKKHVFVEKPPAQDATELDKILDACECNGVQFMDGTVWLHHQRTAKIKETMFDSGLLGDVRHMYSTMTTPVSEQLTKEAMGLAGAIGELGYPIGAVLWAMSYQMPIFVRALPSSVCTNSTGTIMSCSASLQFGTTATAIVHCSFLSQLSTDLAISGSKGSFQMNDYVIPYKEDTAWFEYTSGAKFVDMHIGWNVMPKRVTFDCGGTGESQEAMMLREFTRLVEGIKRGESEADRRWPEISRKTQLVVDAVKKSVDIGCEVVHL